Genomic DNA from Balneolales bacterium ANBcel1:
TGTCGTGCGTAATCATTAAAACTTTCGGGCAGCACAAGCGGCTGAACCGAGGCGATTTCGGGCCATTCCGCCATGGCATCGGCAACATCGGCGGTCATGTTGATTCGATAGCGATCCCCGGACGACTGCAGAACCTGTCCACCGGCATTCCGGACTTTGCTTGGGCTAAGCCTCAGTCGCTGACGCACCTGCACGTCATAGTGCTGCTCGAACGTATCCAGGTGTTCTTCAGGCTGGCTGTTGATGTGGATCACCTTGTCGCGAATACTCAGCGTATCTCCGGCTATACCGACGGTCCGCTTGATGTAATTTGTTTTCTGGGAGATGGCCTCGTCCTCAATGGGGTAATTGAAGACCAGAATATCACCTCGGCGCACACTCATGAACCCCGGCATGCGGAACCAGGGGAGCTCCAGGCCACGGATATAGATGCCGGTAAACGGGATGCCGACGGTCATGGGACTTCGGGCGCCGTAATGCAGTTTGGAGACCAGAAGGAAATCGCCGGTCAGCAGTGTCGACTCCATCGACGGGGTGGGGATGCGGAACGCCTCCAGAAACAGAGCCCGGATAATCAATGCTGCGACAGCGGCAAACAGGATAGCGTCCAGCCACTCCCGGGCCCAGGATTTCGCGTTTTTAGCCTCTTCCCTGGATTTCCTGTCCAGAGCCCGGCGGCTTTCTTTTCGCCTGGTATTTTTCTCTTCTTTCTTTCCGGCCAAAGCAGTTTCAATTAATACGTTAAGGGGGACAGTTCAGGATCGCTGTATAATACGGCGCTTTTTATTTCAATTCCGCAGGCCGGGCAACCTTTTCGTTGAAAAACGAACCGTCGCGATAGCCGGCACGATACCACTGCTGCTCATTCAGCTCATAATAATGGTCTTCATATTCTCCCAGTTCGGGCACATTCAACAGCGTTCGTGTCAGTGTCCGCTTCACTTCGGGCATCAGATCCACGTATCGGCTGGCTCCGGCAAAAACCAGCCCCCTTCCGAAAGGCCCGTCAATATCCAGCACCATCATCGGTATGTCACCGTCGATAATAAACCAGTACTCAAACTGAATATAATGTCCGGGGCGGAATCCGCTTTCGCCCATGAGATGCTTGAGCTTCTGTGTCGGGTCGCCATAGGCTTTCTGAAGGCGGGCTCTCAATTCCCGGGTGGGTATCCGGTCGATGGCGGTACCGGCCTCAAAACCCGCGCCGGTCCACTGCACATCCCGGAAGCGGCGTTCAAAACGGACTCGGTCGCCGGTTTCCACTTTCACGATTTCCGGTTCCGCCAGCAGATCGCGAGGCTGCTCATCGCCATATCCGCCGGCATCGGGTGATACTATGGCTGTATAACCGGATTCCGGGGCAGAACGGTGTGCTGCCGGCAGACGTTCACCGCCGGTCCATGCCGTTCCTGCAGACGGCAGGAAAAGCAGCGGCATCAGCAACAGCAGGAGACATGCCGATGGCTTGTCCACTGTCCGGCCCCTACACGATATCGTCCAGAAATCAGTCATTGTCCATCGATAGCACAACGAGGAATGCCTCCTGGGGGATTTCAACGGATCCCACCTGCTTCATCCTCTTCTTGCCTTCCTTCTGCTTTTCAAGCAGTTTACGTTTTCGGGTGATGTCGCCGCCATAGCACTTGGCAGTTACGTCCTTACGCAATGCCCTTACCGTATCACGAGCTATGATTTTCGCACCGATGGCCGCCTGGATAATCACTTCATACATCTGCCGGGGGATGAGTTTTTTGAGTTTGCCGCACAAACGCCTGCCCCATTCATAGGCTTTGTCCCGATGAACAATGCAGGATAGGGCATCGACAGGATCGCCATTCAGCAGTATGTCGAGCTTGACAAGCTGGCCCGGCCGGTTGCCGATCAGATCATAATCCAGCGAGGCGTATCCCCTGGTCTGACTTTTCAGCCTGTCGTAAAAATCAAACACGATTTCGGCCAGCGGAAGCTCGTAAGTGATATCCACCCGTTTGGTATCAAGGTACATCGTATTGACAAACACGCCCCGCTTATCCTGGCAGAGTTTCATCACCTGACCGATGTAGTCGGACGGGGTAATTATTTGCGCCTTGATATACGGCTCAAGTACCCTGTTTATTTTGCCGGGCGGAGGCATGTCTGTGGGATTGTCCACCACGACCTCCTTTCCGTCGGTGGTTTCAACGATATACTCCACGTTCGGAACGGTGGTTATGATATCCATGTCGAACTCCCGGTCCAGGCGCTCCTGAATAATCTCCATGTGGAGCATACCCAAAAAACCGGCACGAAAACCGAAACCCAGGGCGGCGGAGGTCTCGGGAACGTATTGCAGCGAAGCGTCATTGAGCTGCAGCTTCTCAAGGGCCGTGCGAAGGCTTTCAAAATCCTCGCTGTTGGTGGGATAGAGCCCGCTGAATACCTTGGGTTTGACTTCCTTGTAGCCGGGGATCTGTTCCTTGGCCATGTTGGCATGCTTGGTGACCGTATCCCCCACTTTGGTATCTTCCAGCGATTTGACACTGCCGATGATGTATCCCACCTCACCGGCCGAAAGCGTCTTTCCCGGCACGGGCTTGATGGTCAGATAGCCGATTTCATCGGCCTCATAATCCTTGCCGGTTGCCATAAAACGGATTTTTTCGCCCTGCTGGAGGGTGCCGTCCAGGAGCCTGACATACACCACCGAACCCCGGTAGGTATTGAAAACGGAATCGAATATCAGCGCCCTCAACGGCTTTTCGGGATCACCCTCGGGGGGCGGAACTCTCTTTACAATCTCCTCAAGCAGTGCATCCACCCCTTCGCCCGTTTTTCCGGATACCGGGATGATCTCCTCGCGTTGGCATC
This window encodes:
- the lepA gene encoding translation elongation factor 4: MKNIRNFCIIAHIDHGKSTLADRLLERTGTITEREMQEQILDDMDLERERGITIKSHAIRMDYKAMDGALYHFNLIDTPGHVDFAYEVSRALKACEGALLIVDATQGVEAQTISNLYQAIDQNLEIIPVLNKIDLPGSDVESAAQQVMDLIGCQREEIIPVSGKTGEGVDALLEEIVKRVPPPEGDPEKPLRALIFDSVFNTYRGSVVYVRLLDGTLQQGEKIRFMATGKDYEADEIGYLTIKPVPGKTLSAGEVGYIIGSVKSLEDTKVGDTVTKHANMAKEQIPGYKEVKPKVFSGLYPTNSEDFESLRTALEKLQLNDASLQYVPETSAALGFGFRAGFLGMLHMEIIQERLDREFDMDIITTVPNVEYIVETTDGKEVVVDNPTDMPPPGKINRVLEPYIKAQIITPSDYIGQVMKLCQDKRGVFVNTMYLDTKRVDITYELPLAEIVFDFYDRLKSQTRGYASLDYDLIGNRPGQLVKLDILLNGDPVDALSCIVHRDKAYEWGRRLCGKLKKLIPRQMYEVIIQAAIGAKIIARDTVRALRKDVTAKCYGGDITRKRKLLEKQKEGKKRMKQVGSVEIPQEAFLVVLSMDND
- the lepB gene encoding signal peptidase I, whose product is MAGKKEEKNTRRKESRRALDRKSREEAKNAKSWAREWLDAILFAAVAALIIRALFLEAFRIPTPSMESTLLTGDFLLVSKLHYGARSPMTVGIPFTGIYIRGLELPWFRMPGFMSVRRGDILVFNYPIEDEAISQKTNYIKRTVGIAGDTLSIRDKVIHINSQPEEHLDTFEQHYDVQVRQRLRLSPSKVRNAGGQVLQSSGDRYRINMTADVADAMAEWPEIASVQPLVLPESFNDYARQPFTFASGFSGNYHNLPDIIIPFEGQQVILTDENWHLYEDIVTRYERNTVSRDQNLFIINGDTTDQYTIRQDYYFMVGDSRDNSEDSRFWGFVPDDHIVGRAWVIYFSWDRERFLPRVRRMLNRIN